A single Panthera tigris isolate Pti1 chromosome A3, P.tigris_Pti1_mat1.1, whole genome shotgun sequence DNA region contains:
- the MAVS gene encoding mitochondrial antiviral-signaling protein isoform X1, which translates to MWCVFFQSFFPSQPILFWASALCHFRTWTAMTFAEDKTYEYIRYHYSNFGHIHVLEILPYLSCLTISDQDRLRAYYQLWGNQGTLWELFNSLRRRTGWVESFIKALRICELAGLADEVASVYQSNLPGVPKNCPPAPLEPQLAPAEVPGPSTPAVAPSTPHNGYREEEPSFPMPVQDTRPPESLGESSKKVPQTPSSGTVLRRPAGPLEPSSDMAALSPLTSSGSQEQDTEPGSAHIAGMASSLTSPRGPVSPSVSFQPLTRSIPRASRLPGPSVSAPPTGISSSSPGLASSGGAGDHGEATICPGAGVLASSLTTSMAPSKVPTNSAFDRTMPSKLPASSKPSGTMSTNVLTSLPPSKLPINSTRAGTVAPKVPTGLVPDHRMSTSTAPSKVPANTVPPVRSSISSGETPPVAPEPTGTSTRDSLPKPDHNSATWGSELELSKPGRLVSHMDSEPFSGCSADLALSCSKSLGAGPDNVPEENEYQSVDSIRIQVAQDPSIDLVEGSPGPPAAPQPSVKDKFVPARFYAPWLGAAAAGALFAMLLAVLYRRRL; encoded by the exons ATGTGGtgtgttttcttccagtcttttttcccctctcagcCCATCCTTTTTTGGGCCAGTGCCCTCTGTCACTTCAGAACCTGGACAGCGATGACGTTTGCTGAGGACAAGACTTACGAGTATATCCGCTACCATTACAGCAATTTTGGTCATATTCATGTTCTGGAGATTCTGCCTTATCTGTCCTGCCTCACAATAAGTGACCAG GACCGACTGCGGGCCTACTACCAGCTCTGGGGGAACCAGGGCACCCTCTGGGAGCTCTTCAACAGCCTTCGGCGGCGGACTGGCTGGGTGGAATCCTTCATCAAGGCCCTGAGGATCTGTGAGCTGGCTGGTCTTGCTGACGAAGTGGCCTCTGTCTACCAGAGCAACCTGCCTG GGGTCCCGAAGaactgccccccagccccactggaGCCACAGTTAGCTCCTGCTGAGGTTCCAGGGCCCTCCACACCTGCCGTggcccccagcaccccccacaATGGCTACAGAGAGGAGGAGCCAAGTTTCCCCATGCCTGTCCAGGACACTCGGCCACCAGAGTCCCTAGGAGAG AGTTCAAAGAAAGTCCCACAGACACCCAGTTCTGGGACTGTCCTGAGGAGGCCAGCTGGCCCCCTGGAGCCCTCCTCTGACATGGCAGCCCTCAGCCCTCTGACCTCCAGTGGGAGTCAGGAGCAGGACACAGAACCAGGCAGTGCCCACATAGCAG GCATGGCCTCCAGCCTCACATCACCCCGTGggcctgtgtctccatctgtctccttCCAGCCACTGACCCGTTCCATCCCCAGGGCAAGCCGCTTGCCAGGACCCTCAGTATCAGCTCCGCCTACTGGCATCTCCTCCTCTTCACCTGGCTTGGCCTCTTCAGGGGGTGCTGGTGACCATGGTGAGGCTACCATCTGCCCTGGGGCCGGCGTGTTGGCCAGCTCATTGACCACCAGCATGGCACCCTCCAAAGTGCCTACCAACTCAGCATTTGATAGAACGATGCCTTCCAAGTTGCCTGCCAGCTCGAAACCCTCTGGTACAATGTCTACTAATGTGCTCACTAGTCTACCACCATCCAAACTGCCTATCAACTCCACACGTGCTGGCACAGTGGCACCCAAGGTGCCTACTGGCTTGGTGCCTGACCACAGGATGTCCACAAGCACAGCGCCCAGCAAGGTGCCTGCCAACACAGTGCCCCCCGTCAGGAGCAGCATATCCTCAGGG gagACTCCTCCAGTGGCTCCAGAGCCCACAGGCACCTCCACCAGAGACAGCTTGCCCAAGCCAGACCACAACTCTGCCACCTGGGGCTCCGAGTTGGAGCTGAGCAAGCCTGGCCGGCTGGTCTCCCACATGGACAGTGAGCCGTTCTCAGGCTGCTCTGCGGACCTGGCCCTCAGCTGCAGCAAGTCCTTGGGCGCAGGGCCTGACAATGTCCCAGAGGAGAATGAGTACCAGTCAGTGGATTCCATTAGGATCCAAGTGGCCCAGGATCCCAGCATTGACCTGGTAGAGGGTAGTCCCGGGCCTCCTGCTGCCCCACAGCCCTCAGTCAAGGACAAGTTTGTCCCGGCCAGATTCTATGCTCCATGGCTTGGGGCAGCTGCAGCTGGGGCTCTCTTCGCCATGCTCTTGGCTGTGCTGTATAGGCGGCGCCTGTGA
- the MAVS gene encoding mitochondrial antiviral-signaling protein isoform X2, whose translation MTFAEDKTYEYIRYHYSNFGHIHVLEILPYLSCLTISDQDRLRAYYQLWGNQGTLWELFNSLRRRTGWVESFIKALRICELAGLADEVASVYQSNLPGVPKNCPPAPLEPQLAPAEVPGPSTPAVAPSTPHNGYREEEPSFPMPVQDTRPPESLGESSKKVPQTPSSGTVLRRPAGPLEPSSDMAALSPLTSSGSQEQDTEPGSAHIAGMASSLTSPRGPVSPSVSFQPLTRSIPRASRLPGPSVSAPPTGISSSSPGLASSGGAGDHGEATICPGAGVLASSLTTSMAPSKVPTNSAFDRTMPSKLPASSKPSGTMSTNVLTSLPPSKLPINSTRAGTVAPKVPTGLVPDHRMSTSTAPSKVPANTVPPVRSSISSGETPPVAPEPTGTSTRDSLPKPDHNSATWGSELELSKPGRLVSHMDSEPFSGCSADLALSCSKSLGAGPDNVPEENEYQSVDSIRIQVAQDPSIDLVEGSPGPPAAPQPSVKDKFVPARFYAPWLGAAAAGALFAMLLAVLYRRRL comes from the exons ATGACGTTTGCTGAGGACAAGACTTACGAGTATATCCGCTACCATTACAGCAATTTTGGTCATATTCATGTTCTGGAGATTCTGCCTTATCTGTCCTGCCTCACAATAAGTGACCAG GACCGACTGCGGGCCTACTACCAGCTCTGGGGGAACCAGGGCACCCTCTGGGAGCTCTTCAACAGCCTTCGGCGGCGGACTGGCTGGGTGGAATCCTTCATCAAGGCCCTGAGGATCTGTGAGCTGGCTGGTCTTGCTGACGAAGTGGCCTCTGTCTACCAGAGCAACCTGCCTG GGGTCCCGAAGaactgccccccagccccactggaGCCACAGTTAGCTCCTGCTGAGGTTCCAGGGCCCTCCACACCTGCCGTggcccccagcaccccccacaATGGCTACAGAGAGGAGGAGCCAAGTTTCCCCATGCCTGTCCAGGACACTCGGCCACCAGAGTCCCTAGGAGAG AGTTCAAAGAAAGTCCCACAGACACCCAGTTCTGGGACTGTCCTGAGGAGGCCAGCTGGCCCCCTGGAGCCCTCCTCTGACATGGCAGCCCTCAGCCCTCTGACCTCCAGTGGGAGTCAGGAGCAGGACACAGAACCAGGCAGTGCCCACATAGCAG GCATGGCCTCCAGCCTCACATCACCCCGTGggcctgtgtctccatctgtctccttCCAGCCACTGACCCGTTCCATCCCCAGGGCAAGCCGCTTGCCAGGACCCTCAGTATCAGCTCCGCCTACTGGCATCTCCTCCTCTTCACCTGGCTTGGCCTCTTCAGGGGGTGCTGGTGACCATGGTGAGGCTACCATCTGCCCTGGGGCCGGCGTGTTGGCCAGCTCATTGACCACCAGCATGGCACCCTCCAAAGTGCCTACCAACTCAGCATTTGATAGAACGATGCCTTCCAAGTTGCCTGCCAGCTCGAAACCCTCTGGTACAATGTCTACTAATGTGCTCACTAGTCTACCACCATCCAAACTGCCTATCAACTCCACACGTGCTGGCACAGTGGCACCCAAGGTGCCTACTGGCTTGGTGCCTGACCACAGGATGTCCACAAGCACAGCGCCCAGCAAGGTGCCTGCCAACACAGTGCCCCCCGTCAGGAGCAGCATATCCTCAGGG gagACTCCTCCAGTGGCTCCAGAGCCCACAGGCACCTCCACCAGAGACAGCTTGCCCAAGCCAGACCACAACTCTGCCACCTGGGGCTCCGAGTTGGAGCTGAGCAAGCCTGGCCGGCTGGTCTCCCACATGGACAGTGAGCCGTTCTCAGGCTGCTCTGCGGACCTGGCCCTCAGCTGCAGCAAGTCCTTGGGCGCAGGGCCTGACAATGTCCCAGAGGAGAATGAGTACCAGTCAGTGGATTCCATTAGGATCCAAGTGGCCCAGGATCCCAGCATTGACCTGGTAGAGGGTAGTCCCGGGCCTCCTGCTGCCCCACAGCCCTCAGTCAAGGACAAGTTTGTCCCGGCCAGATTCTATGCTCCATGGCTTGGGGCAGCTGCAGCTGGGGCTCTCTTCGCCATGCTCTTGGCTGTGCTGTATAGGCGGCGCCTGTGA